A single Macaca mulatta isolate MMU2019108-1 chromosome 15, T2T-MMU8v2.0, whole genome shotgun sequence DNA region contains:
- the LOC144334803 gene encoding uncharacterized protein LOC144334803 isoform X2, with translation MLGPGRGAAGAAAGAGAGAGRQVRGQVRGQVRGQVRGQVRRQVRGQVRGQVRRQVRGQVRGQVRGQVRGQVRRQVRGGTWREDGQTDCGPECPRRSR, from the exons ATGCTGGGGCCGGGCCGCGGGGCGGCAGGTGCGGCGGCAGGTGCGGGGGCAGGTGCGGGGCGGCAGGTGCGGGGGCAGGTGCGGGGGCAGGTGCGGGGGCAGGTGCGGGGGCAGGTGCGGCGGCAGGTGCGGGGGCAGGTGCGGGGGCAGGTGCGGCGGCAGGTGCGGGGGCAGGTGCGGGGGCAGGTGCGGGGGCAG GTGCGGGGGCAGGTGCGGCGGCAG GTGCGGGGCGGGACCTGGCGGGAGGACGGACAGACCGACTGCGGCCCCGAGTGTCCGCGGCGCTCGCGGTGA
- the FBP1 gene encoding fructose-1,6-bisphosphatase 1: MADQAPFDTDVNTLTRFVMEEGRKARGTGELTQLLNSLCTAVKAISSAVRKAGIAHLYGIAGSTNVTGDQVKKLDVLSNDLVMNMLKSSFATCVLVSEEDKHAIIVEPEKRGKYVVCFDPLDGSSNIDCLVSIGTIFGIYRKKSTDEPSEKDALQPGRNLVAAGYALYGSATMLVLAMDCGVNCFMLDPAIGEFILVDKDVKIKKKGKIYSLNEGYAKDFDPAVTEYIQRKKFPPDNSAPYGARYVGSMVADVHRTLVYGGIFLYPANKKSPSGKLRLLYECNPMAYVMEKAGGMATTGKEAVLDVVPTDIHQRAPVILGSPDDVLEFLEVSKQHSAQ, encoded by the exons ATGGCTGACCAGGCGCCCTTCGACACGGACGTCAACACCCTGACCCGCTTCGTCATGGAGGAGGGCAGGAAGGCCCGCGGCACGGGTGAGCTGACCCAGCTGCTCAACTCGCTCTGCACGGCCGTCAAAGCCATCTCCTCCGCGGTGCGCAAGGCCGGCATCGCGCACCT CTATGGCATTGCTGGTTCTACCAACGTGACGGGTGATCAAGTTAAGAAGCTGGACGTCCTCTCCAACGACCTGGTTATGAACATGTTAAAGTCATCCTTTGCCACGTGTGTTCTCGTGTCAGAAGAAGATAAACACGCCATCATAGTGGAACCAGAGAAAAGG GGTAAATATGTGGTCTGTTTTGATCCCCTTGATGGATCTTCCAACATCGATTGCCTTGTGTCCATTGGAACCATTTTTGGCATCTATAGAAAG AAATCAACTGATGAGCCTTCCGAAAAGGACGCTCTGCAGCCAGGCCGGAACCTGGTGGCGGCCGGCTACGCGCTGTATGGCAGTGCCACCATGCTGGTCCTTGCCATGGACTGCGGGGTCAACTGCTTCATGCTGGACCCG GCCATCGGGGAGTTCATTTTGGTGGACAAAGATGTGAAGAtcaaaaagaaaggtaaaatctACAGCCTTAACGAGGGCTACGCCAAGGACTTTGACCCTGCTGTCACTGAGTACATCCAGAGGAAGAAGTTCCCCCCA GATAATTCAGCCCCCTATGGAGCCCGGTACGTGGGCTCCATGGTGGCCGATGTTCACCGCACTCTGGTCTACGGAGGGATATTTCTGTACCCTGCTAACAAGAAGAGCCCCAGCGGAAAG CTGCGACTGCTGTACGAATGCAACCCCATGGCCTACGTCATGGAGAAGGCCGGGGGAATGGCCACCACCGGGAAGGAGGCCGTGCTGGACGTCGTTCCCACAGACATTCACCAGAGGGCGCCGGTGATCCTGGGGTCCCCCGACGACGTGCTCGAGTTCCTGGAGGTGTCTAAGCAGCACTCTGCCCAGTGA
- the LOC144334803 gene encoding uncharacterized protein LOC144334803 isoform X1 — MLGPGRGAAGAAAGAGAGAGRQVRGQVRGQVRGQVRGQVRRQVRGQVRGQVRRQVRGQVRGQVRGQVRRQVRGQVRGQVRRQVRGQVWGQVRGQVRGGTWREDGQTDCGPECPRRSR; from the exons ATGCTGGGGCCGGGCCGCGGGGCGGCAGGTGCGGCGGCAGGTGCGGGGGCAGGTGCGGGGCGGCAGGTGCGGGGGCAGGTGCGGGGGCAGGTGCGGGGGCAGGTGCGGGGGCAGGTGCGGCGGCAGGTGCGGGGGCAGGTGCGGGGGCAGGTGCGGCGGCAGGTGCGGGGGCAGGTGCGGGGGCAGGTGCGGGGGCAG GTGCGGCGGCAGGTGCGGGGGCAGGTGCGGGGGCAGGTGCGGCGGCAGGTGCGGGGGCAGGTGTGGGGGCAGGTGCGGGGGCAGGTGCGGGGCGGGACCTGGCGGGAGGACGGACAGACCGACTGCGGCCCCGAGTGTCCGCGGCGCTCGCGGTGA